One window of Camelina sativa cultivar DH55 chromosome 4, Cs, whole genome shotgun sequence genomic DNA carries:
- the LOC104782924 gene encoding dual specificity protein kinase shkC-like isoform X1 — protein sequence MENIAAQLKRGISRQFSTGSIRRTMSRQFTRQSSLDPRRTNMRFSFGRQSSLDPIRRSPDSTRSDDEPHMSVPENLDSTMQLLFMASKGDVRGVEELLDEGIDVNSIDLDGRTALHIAACEGHLGVVKALLSRRANIDARDRWGSTAAADAKYYGNLDVYNLLKARGAKVPKTRKTPMTVSNPREVPEYELNPLEVQVRKADGISKGAYQVAKWNGTRVSVKILDKDSYSDPERINAFKHELTLLEKVRHPNVIQFVGAVTQNIPMMIVVEYNPKGDLGVYLQKKGRLSPSKALRFGLDIARGMNYLHECKPDPIIHCDLKPKNILLDRGGQLKISGFGMIRLSKVSQDKAKVANHKAHTDLSNYYIAPEVYKDEIFDRRVDAHSFGVILYEITEGVPVFHPRPPEEVAKMMCLEGKRPVFKTKSRSYPPDLKELIEECWHPEAGIRPTFSEIIFRLDKIVTNCSKQGWWKDTFKFPWK from the exons ATGGAGAACATAGCCGCACAGCTAAAACGAGGGATCTCAAGACAATTCTCAACTGGCTCGATCCGTCGAACAATGAGCCGACAGTTCACGCGTCAGTCATCTCTCGACCCTCGTCGGACCAACATGAGGTTTAGTTTCGGTCGTCAGTCTTCTCTCGATCCGATCCGGAGGAGTCCTGATTCCACTAGGAGCGACGACGAGCCTCATATGTCGGTACCGGAGAATCTCGATTCCACGATGCAGCTTCTCTTTATGGCTAGCAAAGGTGATGTCAGAGGAGTCGAGGAGCTTCTTGATGAAGGGATCGATGTTAATAGCATCGATCTTGATGGCCGTACGGCGCTTCATATCGCTGCCTGTGAGGGTCATCTTGGCGTTGTTAAGGCTCTTCTTAGCAGGAGAGCTAACATTGATGCTCGTGATCGATGGGGAAGTACg GCGGCTGCTGATGCTAAGTATTATGGGAATTTAGATGTTTACAATCTCTTGAAGGCTCGAGGGGCTAAGGTTCCG AAAACGAGGAAGACGCCTATGACTGTGTCGAATCCACGAGAAGTTCCTGAGTATGAGCTTAATCCGCTTGAGGTTCAAGTCCGGAAAGCTGATGGCATCTCAAAG GGAGCATATCAAGTAGCTAAATGGAATGGCACGCGGGTTTCTGTCAAAATACTTGATAAAGATAGCTACTCAGATCCTGAACGCAT AAACGCATTTAAACATGAATTGACGTTGCTAGAAAAAGTCCGGCATCCAAATGTTATCCAGTTTGTTGGAGCTGTTACTCAGAATATACCGATGATGATTGTAGTCGAGTATAACCCAAAA GGAGATTTAGGTGTATATCTCCAAAAGAAAGGACGTCTTTCTCCTTCCAAGGCACTTAGATTTGGTCTTGATATTGCAAG GGGAATGAATTACCTCCATGAATGTAAACCAGATCCAATCATTCACTGCGATCTAAAGCCAAA AAATATTTTGCTGGATAGAGGTGGGCAATTAAAGATCTCGGGGTTTGGTATGATAAGATTGTCGAAAGTTTCACAAGACAAGGCGAAAGTAGCAAACCACAAAGCACATACAGATCTCTCAA ATTACTACATAGCACCAGAGGTTTATAAAGACGAAATATTTGACCGAAGGGTCGATGCACACTCCTTTGGTGTCATTTTATACGAG ATAACAGAGGGAGTACCCGTTTTCCACCCGAGGCCTCCTGAAGAAGTTGCGAAAATGATGTGTTTAGAAGGAAAGAGACCAGTATTCAAAACTAAGTCAAGAAGTTACCCTCcagatctaaaaga GTTGATCGAGGAATGTTGGCATCCAGAAGCCGGTATTAGACCGACATTCTCTGAGATTATCTTTCGACTTGACAAAATAGTAACTAATTGCTCTAAACAAGGATGGTGGAAAGACACATTCAAGTTCCCTTG GAAataa
- the LOC104782924 gene encoding dual specificity protein kinase shkC-like isoform X2 yields the protein MENIAAQLKRGISRQFSTGSIRRTMSRQFTRQSSLDPRRTNMRFSFGRQSSLDPIRRSPDSTRSDDEPHMSVPENLDSTMQLLFMASKGDVRGVEELLDEGIDVNSIDLDGRTALHIAACEGHLGVVKALLSRRANIDARDRWGSTAAADAKYYGNLDVYNLLKARGAKVPKTRKTPMTVSNPREVPEYELNPLEVQVRKADGISKGAYQVAKWNGTRVSVKILDKDSYSDPERINAFKHELTLLEKVRHPNVIQFVGAVTQNIPMMIVVEYNPKGDLGVYLQKKGRLSPSKALRFGLDIARGMNYLHECKPDPIIHCDLKPKNILLDRGGQLKISGFGMIRLSKVSQDKAKVANHKAHTDLSNYYIAPEVYKDEIFDRRVDAHSFGVILYEITEGVPVFHPRPPEEVAKMMCLEGKRPVFKTKSRSYPPDLKELIEECWHPEAGIRPTFSEIIFRLDKIVTNCSKQGWWKDTFKFPW from the exons ATGGAGAACATAGCCGCACAGCTAAAACGAGGGATCTCAAGACAATTCTCAACTGGCTCGATCCGTCGAACAATGAGCCGACAGTTCACGCGTCAGTCATCTCTCGACCCTCGTCGGACCAACATGAGGTTTAGTTTCGGTCGTCAGTCTTCTCTCGATCCGATCCGGAGGAGTCCTGATTCCACTAGGAGCGACGACGAGCCTCATATGTCGGTACCGGAGAATCTCGATTCCACGATGCAGCTTCTCTTTATGGCTAGCAAAGGTGATGTCAGAGGAGTCGAGGAGCTTCTTGATGAAGGGATCGATGTTAATAGCATCGATCTTGATGGCCGTACGGCGCTTCATATCGCTGCCTGTGAGGGTCATCTTGGCGTTGTTAAGGCTCTTCTTAGCAGGAGAGCTAACATTGATGCTCGTGATCGATGGGGAAGTACg GCGGCTGCTGATGCTAAGTATTATGGGAATTTAGATGTTTACAATCTCTTGAAGGCTCGAGGGGCTAAGGTTCCG AAAACGAGGAAGACGCCTATGACTGTGTCGAATCCACGAGAAGTTCCTGAGTATGAGCTTAATCCGCTTGAGGTTCAAGTCCGGAAAGCTGATGGCATCTCAAAG GGAGCATATCAAGTAGCTAAATGGAATGGCACGCGGGTTTCTGTCAAAATACTTGATAAAGATAGCTACTCAGATCCTGAACGCAT AAACGCATTTAAACATGAATTGACGTTGCTAGAAAAAGTCCGGCATCCAAATGTTATCCAGTTTGTTGGAGCTGTTACTCAGAATATACCGATGATGATTGTAGTCGAGTATAACCCAAAA GGAGATTTAGGTGTATATCTCCAAAAGAAAGGACGTCTTTCTCCTTCCAAGGCACTTAGATTTGGTCTTGATATTGCAAG GGGAATGAATTACCTCCATGAATGTAAACCAGATCCAATCATTCACTGCGATCTAAAGCCAAA AAATATTTTGCTGGATAGAGGTGGGCAATTAAAGATCTCGGGGTTTGGTATGATAAGATTGTCGAAAGTTTCACAAGACAAGGCGAAAGTAGCAAACCACAAAGCACATACAGATCTCTCAA ATTACTACATAGCACCAGAGGTTTATAAAGACGAAATATTTGACCGAAGGGTCGATGCACACTCCTTTGGTGTCATTTTATACGAG ATAACAGAGGGAGTACCCGTTTTCCACCCGAGGCCTCCTGAAGAAGTTGCGAAAATGATGTGTTTAGAAGGAAAGAGACCAGTATTCAAAACTAAGTCAAGAAGTTACCCTCcagatctaaaaga GTTGATCGAGGAATGTTGGCATCCAGAAGCCGGTATTAGACCGACATTCTCTGAGATTATCTTTCGACTTGACAAAATAGTAACTAATTGCTCTAAACAAGGATGGTGGAAAGACACATTCAAGTTCCCTTGGTAA
- the LOC104784395 gene encoding probable polygalacturonase At2g43860, producing the protein MVYSTSCLILPLALIFLYFILISSLADPTPTTLNVLSYGAKPDGTKDTTKAFLAAWDVACASANPTTIIVPTGRFLVGNIVFQGNKCKQAPISIRIAGSIVAPGDFRVIASSEHWISFEDVTDVSIYGGILDAQGASLWECKNNGGHNCPTGAKSLGFSGSNNININGLTSINSQKFHIVIGKSNNVNIDGVKVSADANSPNTDGIHVDSSHSVHITNSRIATGDDCISIGPGSTSVFIQNIKCGPGHGISIGSLGRVEEEQGVDNVTVSDVDFTGTDNGVRIKTWGKNSKSFAKNIVFQHINMKMVKNPIIIDQHYCLDKPCPKQESGVKVSNVRYEDIRGTSNTEMAVLLDCSKEEPCTGIVMNNVNLVSVNRPAQATCDNANGSAKDVVPFAPCLRTEIITI; encoded by the exons atggtTTACAGCACTTCATGTCTTATTCTTCCTTTGGCTctcatctttctttatttcatctTAATCTCATCATTAGCCGATCCGACTCCAACCACACTCAACGTCTTATCCTACGGGGCTAAACCAGACGGCACAAAAGACACAACCAAAGCCTTCTTAGCCGCATGGGACGTCGCTTGTGCCTCGGCTAATCCTACAACTATTATCGTACCAACAGGACGGTTCTTGGTTGGGAACATTGTTTTCCAAGGCAACAAGTGTAAGCAAGCTCCAATATCTATTCGTATAGCAGGCTCAATTGTTGCTCCGGGAGACTTTAGAGTTATCGCAAGCTCAGAACATTGGATTTCGTTTGAGGATGTTACGGATGTTTCAATCTACGGTGGAATACTTGACGCACAAGGAGCCAGTTTATGGGAATGCAAGAACAACGGTGGCCATAATTGTCCTACTGGTGCCAAG AGTTTGGGATTTAGTGGGTCAAATAACATCAACATCAATGGTTTAACGTCGATTAACAGCCAGAAGTTCCATATAGTGATTGGTAAAAGCAATAACGTTAACATTGACGGCGTTAAGGTTTCTGCTGATGCGAACAGCCCTAACACCGATGGGATTCACGTGGATTCATCTCACTCAGTCCATATCACGAACTCGAGAATCGCAACCGGTGATGATTGCATCTCTATCGGTCCAGGATCCACTAGTGTTTTCATACAAAACATTAAATGCGGCCCAGGCCACGGCATCAG TATCGGAAGTCTTGGACGAGTAGAGGAAGAACAAGGTGTGGATAACGTTACTGTGAGTGACGTGGATTTCACGGGAACGGATAACGGAGTTAGAATCAAAACGTGGGGAAAAAATAGCAAGAGTTTCGCTAAAAACATCGTCTTCCAACATATCAATATGAAAATGGTCAAGAACCCGATCATTATAGACCAACACTATTGTCTTGACAAACCTTGCCCTAAACag GAATCTGGAGTTAAGGTATCAAATGTGAGATATGAAGATATACGTGGGACTTCTAATACGGAGATGGCGGTTTTGTTAGATTGTAGTAAGGAGGAACCATGTACCGGTATTGTAATGAACAATGTGAACCTCGTCTCCGTTAATCGACCGGCTCAGGCGACTTGCGACAATGCAAATGGGTCAGCGAAGGACGTCGTCCCGTTCGCTCCGTGTCTAAGGACCGAGATAATTAcgatttaa
- the LOC109132565 gene encoding polygalacturonase-like, whose product MANNISFSCSIILLSIIFFFFINSSHAMPSFNVQRYGARGDGRTDATNSFLTAWSLACRSRARAMVYIPRGTYMVRNLVFWGPCKNVITFKIDGTLVAPANYWSIGNSGYWILFAKVNRISVYGGTIDARGAGYWSCRKKGGHCPQGARSISFSWCSNVLLSGLTSFNSQNMHVTVHHSSNVRIQNVRIXPFSLYHLKSL is encoded by the exons ATGGCCAATAacatctctttttcttgttccatcatattattatctattatcttcttcttttttatcaaCTCATCACACGCAATGCCATCGTTTAACGTACAAAGATACGGAGCTAGAGGTGATGGAAGAACAGATGCGACCAACTCCTTTTTGACAGCTTGGTCATTAGCATGCCGCTCACGGGCTAGGGCCATGGTCTACATTCCCCGTGGAACATATATGGTCAGAAACCTAGTCTTTTGGGGTCCTTGCAAGAACGTTATAACTTTCAAAATCGATGGAACACTCGTGGCTCCGGCAAACTATTGGAGTATAGGTAATTCCGGTTATTGGATTCTCTTTGCTAAAGTAAACCGGATCTCGGTTTATGGTGGCACCATTGATGCTAGAGGAGCTGGTTATTGGTCATGTAGAAAGAAAGGTGGACATTGTCCTCAAGGTGCAAGG TCTATATCGTTCAGCTGGTGCAGTAACGTTCTACTAAGTGGTCTAACGTCGTTTAATAGCCAAAATATGCATGTCACGGTTCATCATTCCTCTAATGTTCGGATTCAAAACGTAAGAATTANACCTTTCTCATTATATCATCTTAAATCATTATAA